In Rhizobium sp. CIAT894, the genomic window ATCCGCCTATGTGGCGGCAAAACATGGTATATTAGGCTTGACGAAGACGGCAGCGTTGGAGCTTGCCGAGTTTGGCGTCACCGTGAATGCCATCTGCCCCGGCTATGTGCTGACGCCGCTTGTGGAAAAGCAGATACCCGATACCGCCAAGGCCCGCGGCATGACCGAGGAGCAGGTGAAGAGCGAGGTCATCCTCAAGGCGCAGCCGACCCGGGAATTCGTCAAGGCCGAGGAGATCGGCGCGCTCTCGCTCTATCTCGCGAGCGACGCTGCCCGCCAGGTGACGGGAACGCATATCTCGATTGACGGTGGCTGGACGGCGGCTTAACCATTTGGAAAAAACAACCGGGAATATCATGAACGACAGCATCCGCTTCATCCTGAATGGCGAGGACATCGCCCTCTCCGATGTCAGGCCGACCGAGACGCTTCTCGATTTCCTGCGGTTGAATCGGCGGCTGACGGGCACCAAGGAAGGATGCGCGGAAGGCGATTGCGGCGCCTGCACCGTGCTCGTCGGCCGGCTCGCCGACGGCAAGCTCACCTATGAATCCGTCAATGCCTGCATCCGTTTCATCGGCTCGCTGCACGCCACCCATGTGGTGACGGTCGAGCATCTCGCCGGCAGGGACGGCGCCCTGCATCCGGTGCAGCAGGCGCTGGTCGATTGCCATGGCTCGCAATGCGGCTTCTGCACGCCCGGCTTCGTCATGTCGCTCTACGGGTTGTGGCTGACGAAGGAGAAACCGACCCGCCGCGAGATCGAAAAGGCCCTGCAAGGCAATCTCTGTCGCTGCACGGGCTACGAGCCCATCGTCAAGGCAGCCGAGCAGGTGAGCCAGATGCGGCCGAGCGCGCTCTTCGACCCGCTGGAGCGGACGCGCTCGGAAATCATCGCGCGGCTCTGGGCCATGCAGGCGAGCGGCACCATCCGGATTGGCAAGGACGAAGACCGGCTGATCGTGCCGGCATCGCTCCAGGCGCTGGCCGAAATCCTCTCGCAGGAGCCTGACGCAGTCGTGGTCGCCGGCTCGACCGATGTCGGCCTCTGGGTCACGAAGCAGATGCGGCGGCTGAGCCCTGTCGTCTTCATCAATCACCTGAGCGAATTGCAGTCGATCACCGAGAGCGAGGATGGCATCACTATCGGTGCCGGCGTCAGCTATACCAGCGCATTTGCCGCGATCTCGAAAAAGATCCCGGCGCTTGGCCGGCTGATCGACCGCATCGGCGGCGAACAGGTGCGCAATATGGGCACGATCGGCGGCAACATCGCCAACGGCTCGCCGATCGGCGACAGCCCGCCGCCGCTGATCGCCCTCGGCGCGACGCTGACGCTGCGTTCCGTGGAAGGCCGACGCCGCATGCCGCTCGAAGACTTTTTCATCGCCTATGGCAAGCAGGATCGCAGGCCCGGCGAATTCGTCGAAAGCGTCTTCGTGCCCTACCCCGGGGCAACCAGCCGCTTTGCCGCCTACAAGATCACCAAGCGCCGCGACGAGGACATTACCGCCGTGCTCGGCGCATTCCTATTGACGCTCGACGATGCCGAGATGGTCACCGACATCCGCATCGCCTTCGGCGGCATGGCGGCAACGCCGAAACGCGCTCGCACGGTGGAAGCCGAATTGCTCGGCAAACCTTGGACGGAAGCCACCGTCGAAGCCGCCCGCCCCGCCTTCGACGCCGATTTCCAGCCGCTCACCGACTGGCGCGCCACGGCGGAGTACCGCCAGCTGACGGCGAAGAACCTGCTGACGCGGTTCTATCTTGAGACTGTGGGCGCGCCGGCGGAGTTGAAGCGGTTCGAGGAGGTGGCGTGATGAAGACGGTTCATGTTTGCGCAAACCACCCCCCTCATCCGGCTGCCGCCACCTTCTCCCCGCTGGGGAGAAGGGAGTGCCGCGCCGTCGCCTTTCCCCCTTCTCCCCTCGGGGAGAAGGTGCCCGAAGGGCGGATGAGGGGGCCACACACCACAACATCTCCTCTCGAAGGAGCCATCTAATGGACAAGTCCACCTTCGAAGACCCCAAAGTTGTCATCTCAGGACCGATGCACGGCTCGCCGCGCCATGATTCCGCGCATAAACACGTCACCGGAACCGCCGACTACATCGACGACATCCCCGAACCCGCGGGCCTGCTGCACGGCGCCCTCGGCCTTTCCGAGCGCGCCCATGCGGAAATCATAAGCATCGATCTTTCCGCGGTCGCAGCCTATCCCGGCGTGGTCTGGGTCTTCACCGGCAAGGACATCCCCGGCGTCAACGACACCAGTTCCAACGGCAGCCATGACGAGCCGCTGCTCGCCGAAACTCTGGTTCAGTTCCACGGCCAGCCGATCTTTGCCGTCATCGCCGAAACGCGCGATGTCGCCCGTCGCGCGGCGCGGCTCGCCAGGATCGACTATCGCGACCTCCCGCACTGGAGCGATATCGACGGCGCGCTCGCCAACGGCAGCCCTCTCGTCATCACCCCGATGACGCTCCATCGCGGCGATCCGGAAACGGAAATGCCGAATGCACCCAAGCGGTTGAAAGGCCAGATGCGCATCGGCGGACAGGAGCATTTCTACCTCGAAGGCCATATCGCCGTGGCGATCCCGGGCGAGGACGACGAGGTCACCGTCTGGTCCTCGACGCAGCATCCGAGCGAGATCCAGCACATCGTCGGCCATGTGCTCGATATCCCCTCCAACGCGGTGACCGTCAACGTGCGCCGCATGGGCGGCGGCTTCGGCGGCAAGGAGACGCAGGGCAATCAGTTCGCAGCACTTGCGGCGATCGCCGCCAAGAAGCTCGGCCGCGCCATCAAATTCCGCCCCGACCGCGACGAGGATATGAGCGCTACCGGCAAGCGCCATGATTTCCTTGTCGATTATGAGGTGGGTTTCGATGCCGAAGGTCGCATCCACGCGTTCGACGCGACTTACGCCGCGCGTTGCGGTTTCTCCTCGGATCTCTCTGGACCCGTGACCGACCGTGCCCTCTTCCATGCCGATTCCAGCTATTTCTACCCGCATGTGAATCTGGTTTCGAAACCATTGAAGACGCACACCGTCTCCAACACCGCCTTTCGCGGCTTCGGCGGACCGCAGGGCATGCTCGGCGCCGAGCGCGTCATCGAGGAGATTGCCTATGCCCTCGGCAAGGATCCGCTCGATATCCGCAAGCTGAACTTCTACGGCCAGGCGGGTTCCGGGCGCACGCTGACGCCATATCATCAGGAGATCGAGGACAATATCATCGCCCGTGTGGTCGAGGAACTGGAGGAAACGGCCGAATACCGGGCACGGCGCAACGCCATCATCGGCTTCAACCGCGACAGTCGCTATATCAGAAAGGGCATCGCCCTGACGCCGGTCAAATTCGGCATCTCCTTCACCATGACCGCCTTCAACCAGGCCGGCGCCCTCGTCCACATCTATCAGGACGGCTCGATCCATCTGAACCATGGCGGCACGGAAATGGGCCAGGGCCTCTACACCAAGGTCACGCAGGTGCTCGCGGACAGTTTCCAGGTCGATATCTCTAGAGTGAAGATCACCGCGACGACAACCGCCAAGGTGCCGAACACCTCGGCCACCGCCGCCTCCTCCGGCTCGGACCTGAACGGCATGGCGGCCTTCGACGCCGCCCGCCAGATCAAGGAACGGCTCACGGCCTTTGCCGCCGAGAAATGGGATGTCGGGCCCGCCGACGTCGTCTTCTTGCCGAACCGCGTGCGCGTCGGCGAGATCGAGATCCCCTTCCCCGATTTCATCAAGCAGGCCTATTTCGCCCGCGTCCAGCTTTCCGCCGCCGGCTTCTACAAGACGCCGAAGATCCACTGGGACCGCAAGGCCGGTCGCGGCACGCCCTTCTATTATTTCGCCTATGGC contains:
- the xdhA gene encoding xanthine dehydrogenase small subunit — protein: MNDSIRFILNGEDIALSDVRPTETLLDFLRLNRRLTGTKEGCAEGDCGACTVLVGRLADGKLTYESVNACIRFIGSLHATHVVTVEHLAGRDGALHPVQQALVDCHGSQCGFCTPGFVMSLYGLWLTKEKPTRREIEKALQGNLCRCTGYEPIVKAAEQVSQMRPSALFDPLERTRSEIIARLWAMQASGTIRIGKDEDRLIVPASLQALAEILSQEPDAVVVAGSTDVGLWVTKQMRRLSPVVFINHLSELQSITESEDGITIGAGVSYTSAFAAISKKIPALGRLIDRIGGEQVRNMGTIGGNIANGSPIGDSPPPLIALGATLTLRSVEGRRRMPLEDFFIAYGKQDRRPGEFVESVFVPYPGATSRFAAYKITKRRDEDITAVLGAFLLTLDDAEMVTDIRIAFGGMAATPKRARTVEAELLGKPWTEATVEAARPAFDADFQPLTDWRATAEYRQLTAKNLLTRFYLETVGAPAELKRFEEVA
- the xdhB gene encoding xanthine dehydrogenase molybdopterin binding subunit, whose product is MDKSTFEDPKVVISGPMHGSPRHDSAHKHVTGTADYIDDIPEPAGLLHGALGLSERAHAEIISIDLSAVAAYPGVVWVFTGKDIPGVNDTSSNGSHDEPLLAETLVQFHGQPIFAVIAETRDVARRAARLARIDYRDLPHWSDIDGALANGSPLVITPMTLHRGDPETEMPNAPKRLKGQMRIGGQEHFYLEGHIAVAIPGEDDEVTVWSSTQHPSEIQHIVGHVLDIPSNAVTVNVRRMGGGFGGKETQGNQFAALAAIAAKKLGRAIKFRPDRDEDMSATGKRHDFLVDYEVGFDAEGRIHAFDATYAARCGFSSDLSGPVTDRALFHADSSYFYPHVNLVSKPLKTHTVSNTAFRGFGGPQGMLGAERVIEEIAYALGKDPLDIRKLNFYGQAGSGRTLTPYHQEIEDNIIARVVEELEETAEYRARRNAIIGFNRDSRYIRKGIALTPVKFGISFTMTAFNQAGALVHIYQDGSIHLNHGGTEMGQGLYTKVTQVLADSFQVDISRVKITATTTAKVPNTSATAASSGSDLNGMAAFDAARQIKERLTAFAAEKWDVGPADVVFLPNRVRVGEIEIPFPDFIKQAYFARVQLSAAGFYKTPKIHWDRKAGRGTPFYYFAYGAACTEVSIDTLTGEYLIDRTDILHDVGRSLNPAIDLGQVEGAFVQGMGWLTTEELWWDDKGRLRTHAPSTYKIPLASDRPKIFNVRLAEWSENAEATIGRSKAVGEPPFMLAISVLEALSMAVASVADYKVCPRLDAPATPERVLMAVERMKRV